Proteins from one Thermosinus carboxydivorans Nor1 genomic window:
- a CDS encoding 2-oxoacid:acceptor oxidoreductase family protein, producing MVEMRLSGSGGQGLILAGIILAEAALLDGKLAIQSQSYGPEARGGASKSEVIIADRPIHYPKVTKPNLVLAMTQEATNKYCADLPADGILMVDTTFVKEIPEHVKNVYRLPITETSNAELGKSLFANIIALGAIVAATNVVSVESITQAVLNRVPPGTEEVNKRALELGMSLLRKE from the coding sequence ATGGTTGAAATGCGGCTTTCAGGCTCTGGCGGACAGGGTCTTATTCTCGCCGGTATCATTCTCGCCGAAGCGGCACTACTGGACGGTAAACTGGCCATCCAGTCCCAGTCCTACGGTCCCGAGGCCCGCGGCGGCGCCAGCAAATCCGAGGTCATCATCGCCGACCGGCCCATCCATTACCCCAAAGTCACCAAGCCTAATCTGGTGCTGGCCATGACGCAGGAAGCCACCAACAAATACTGCGCCGACCTGCCGGCAGATGGCATCCTGATGGTAGACACTACCTTCGTCAAAGAAATCCCTGAACACGTTAAAAACGTCTACCGGCTGCCCATCACCGAAACGTCCAACGCTGAACTGGGCAAAAGCCTCTTTGCTAACATTATTGCCCTCGGCGCCATCGTGGCGGCCACCAATGTCGTTAGTGTCGAGTCAATTACCCAGGCGGTTCTTAACCGCGTTCCCCCCGGCACTGAAGAAGTCAACAAACGCGCCCTTGAACTGGGAATGAGCTTGCTGCGCAAGGAGTAA